The Rhodobacter sp. genome segment ATGGCCGTCGCGGTTGTTCTCGCCGTTGGCCAGGTTGTTCTTCTGCGAATAGCTGACCAGGTCCATCAGGTTGAACCCGTCATGCGCCGAGATGAAATTGATGCTGGCTGTGGCCGACCGGCCCGAGTGGTCGAACTGGATCGCCGATCCGGTGATCCGCGCGGCCAGCTCTGGCGCCGGGCGATGGTCGCGCCGCCAGAACCGGCGCACGCCGTCGCGGAACTTGTCGTTCCATTCGTGGAACGGGTGCGGAAAGGCACCCAGCTGATAGCCGCCCGGGCCGATGTCCCAGGGCTCGGCGATCAGCTTGACGCGGTTCAGGACGGGGTCTTGCCGGATCGCGGCGAAAAAGGCGGCGTTGGGCTGGAACCCGCCCTCGTCGCGCGCCAGCGTCGAGGCCAGGTCGAAGCGGAACCCGTCCACGCGCATCACTTCGACCCAGTAGCGCAAGCTGTCCATCACCATGCGCAGCACCATCGGGTGGTCCAGGTTCAGCGTGTTGCCGCAGCCCGTGTCGTTGATGTAGTGGCGCGGATAGGGGGCCAGCCGGTAGTAGCTGCGGTTGTCGATGCCGCGAAAGCTCAGCGTCGGGCCCAGTTCCGAGCCCTCGCAGGTGTGGTTGTAGACGACATCCAGGATCACCTCGATCCCGGCCGAATGCAGGCGCGCGACCATGTGCTGGAATTCGTTGATCTGGCCGTTGGTCAGATAGCGCGGTTCGGGGGCGAAGAAGTTGAGCGTCTGATAGCCCCAGTAGTTCGTCAGCTTCTTCTCGATCAGCCAGCGGTCGTTGAGAAAGCTCTGCACCGGCAGCAGTTCGACCGCGGTGATGCCCAGCGTCGTCAGATGGTCCAGCATCCGGTCCGAGGCCAGCCCCAGAAACTTGCCCGCGTTCGGCACGTTGGCCAGATGGGTCAGCCCCTTCACATGCGCCTCGTAGATCACGCTCTCATTGGCGGGAACCACGGGCGGGCGGTCGTTGCCCCAGTAAAAGCTGGGGTCCTCGACCACGCATTTGGGCATGAAGCGCGCCGAATCGCGGGTGGAAAACGTCAGGTCCAGCGTCTTTGAGCCCGGGTTGTAGCCGAACAGGGCGTCCGACCAGCGCGGATGCCCGGTGATGCGCTTTGCATAGGGGTCGATCAGCAATTTGTTGGGGTTGAAGCGGTGGCCGTCCTCGGGGGCATAGGGGCCGTGCACGCGGTAGCCGTATTGCTGCCCGGGACACAGGCCGGGCACCCGGCCATGCCAGACCCAGCCGGTGCGCTCGGGCAGGCGCAGGCGGTGGGTCTCGCGCATCCCGTCGGGGCTGAAGAGGCACAGCTCGACCGCGGTTGCATGTTCCGAGAACAGCGCGAAATTCACGCCGTCGCCGTCGAAGGTGGCGCCGATCCTGTCGTGGCGCCCGCGTTCGATGGTCAGGGTCATCGGGTCTCCATCCGTTCCCGTGCTAGCCGGTCGTAGAGGGCGGCGTAGCGGGGTGCGCTGGCCTCCCAGCCGACCGGGTGTTTCATCGCGTTGCGCTGCATCCGCCGATAGGCGCGCCGGTCGGACCAGAGCGCGGCGAGTTGGCTCAACGCCTGCGCCAACGCCCGAGGGTCGTTCGGCCGGTGGGTGATGCCGGTGGCGCAGCCGACGGCAAGCGCGGCGGCGTTGGCGTGGATCACGGTGTCCGCCAACCCGCCGGTGCGCGCCACCACCGGCACCGCGCCGTATCGCAGCCCATACATCTGCGTCAGCCCGCATGGTTCGAAGCGCGAGGGCACCAACACCGCGTCGGCGCCGGCGAACATGCGGTGGCTCAACCCCTCGTCATAGCCGATCCGCACGCCGACATGCCCGGGATTGGCGGCCGCGACGTTCAGCCAGGCGTTCTCGAGGCGGCGGTCGCCCGATCCCAGCAGCGCCAGTTGCCCGCCGCGTTCGGTCAGCGCGGGCAGGGCCGTCAGCAGCAGGTCCAGCCCCTTTTGATCCGACAACCGCGACACGACCACGCACAGCGGCCCCTCGGCCGGTGCCAGGCCGAATTCGGCCCTGAGCGCGCGCTTGTTCGCCGCCTTGCCGCCCGGCGCGGAAAAGCGGCGAATGACGGGGTCCCGCGTCGGGTCCCAGGCGTCGGTATCGATGCCGTTGAGGATCCCCGTCAGGTCATGCGCCCGCGCCCGGATCACGCCGTCCAGACCCATGCCGAAATCCTCGGTCGCCAGCTCCTGGGCATAGGTCGGGCTGACCGTGGTGATCGCCTGCGCGCCCGTCAGCCCGGCCTTCAGCGCCGAGATATGGCCGTAGTATTCGAACCCGTCCAGCGTGAACCCCTCGGCCGGCAGACCCAGGGCTTTCAGCCGCTCGGCGCCGGTCAGGCCGTGAAAGGCAATGTTGTGGATCGTCATCACGCACGGTTGCGCCGCGCCCGCGCTGGCCATGTAGAGAGGGGTCAGCCCGGCCTGCCAGTCGTGCAGATGCACCACCTCGGGGCGCCAGCCCTTGATGCCGTCGGCCGCGATCAGCGCCGCCGCCAGGTTCAGCACCGCAAAGCGCAGGTCGTTGTCGGGCCAGTCGTTGCCTTGCGCGTCCAGATAGGGCGAGCCGTCGCGGTCATAGAGTGCCGGCGCATCCAGGATCAGCAGGTCCAGCCCCCCCGCCGTCGCCGCCAGCAGCCGCACCGGCGTGCCCAGAAGGTCGGGCAGCTCCGCCGCCACCCTGGGCCGTTTCAGCGCCTTCATCACGCCGCGA includes the following:
- the glgA gene encoding glycogen synthase GlgA encodes the protein MSAAARPVLAVASECAPLVKTGGLADVVGALPAALASRGWAIRTLLPGYRGVMKALKRPRVAAELPDLLGTPVRLLAATAGGLDLLILDAPALYDRDGSPYLDAQGNDWPDNDLRFAVLNLAAALIAADGIKGWRPEVVHLHDWQAGLTPLYMASAGAAQPCVMTIHNIAFHGLTGAERLKALGLPAEGFTLDGFEYYGHISALKAGLTGAQAITTVSPTYAQELATEDFGMGLDGVIRARAHDLTGILNGIDTDAWDPTRDPVIRRFSAPGGKAANKRALRAEFGLAPAEGPLCVVVSRLSDQKGLDLLLTALPALTERGGQLALLGSGDRRLENAWLNVAAANPGHVGVRIGYDEGLSHRMFAGADAVLVPSRFEPCGLTQMYGLRYGAVPVVARTGGLADTVIHANAAALAVGCATGITHRPNDPRALAQALSQLAALWSDRRAYRRMQRNAMKHPVGWEASAPRYAALYDRLARERMETR
- the glgX gene encoding glycogen debranching protein GlgX, coding for MTLTIERGRHDRIGATFDGDGVNFALFSEHATAVELCLFSPDGMRETHRLRLPERTGWVWHGRVPGLCPGQQYGYRVHGPYAPEDGHRFNPNKLLIDPYAKRITGHPRWSDALFGYNPGSKTLDLTFSTRDSARFMPKCVVEDPSFYWGNDRPPVVPANESVIYEAHVKGLTHLANVPNAGKFLGLASDRMLDHLTTLGITAVELLPVQSFLNDRWLIEKKLTNYWGYQTLNFFAPEPRYLTNGQINEFQHMVARLHSAGIEVILDVVYNHTCEGSELGPTLSFRGIDNRSYYRLAPYPRHYINDTGCGNTLNLDHPMVLRMVMDSLRYWVEVMRVDGFRFDLASTLARDEGGFQPNAAFFAAIRQDPVLNRVKLIAEPWDIGPGGYQLGAFPHPFHEWNDKFRDGVRRFWRRDHRPAPELAARITGSAIQFDHSGRSATASINFISAHDGFNLMDLVSYSQKNNLANGENNRDGHSENYSDNMGHEGPTDEPQVIQARALRRRNLMATLLMSQGTPMILAGDEIGHSQQGNNNAYCQDSPISWLDWSDVDHAMLAFTRRLIAFRKNHPILRQKLFLHSKARTSDGKSDVLWWHPDGRRMTPADWEDPALSFVCVELRTASGTPAYADLEDAVFLIFNAGGALDVTLTPTPDGKIWSRRINTYAPDAPPERIAYGKLSVPAHSVSALVLEDS